The genomic window AAAATTGAGTAAAGATTAAAGCATGATCGCCTTCTTGTATTAATTCTTCTAACATTTCTTCTAGTCTTAATAATTTACCAGATTGTTCGGCTTTTTTTAGGTTCTTTTTCTTGAGAAAATGATCGGGATGGTTACAAATTTGTTTGAGTTTCAGCAGTAAACTTAAAATTAAGCCTTTTCGTTGAATTCCTGTTTTTTCTTCGATTTCCATGAGGGAATTATCGACTAATTCTTGATAAAGTTGTGCTTGTTCTGAGGATAAACCACAAAAGACAGTCATTTCTTGTTTTTCGGGTAAATCTTGAATAATGGTTTTATCGGTTTTTAAGCGTCTTAAAATAAAAGGTTGTACTAAAGAACGCATAATTTGTAATGATTGTTTATCGCCATATTTTTCAATGGGTGTAGCAAAGCGACGGCGGAAAAATTGTGGTGTTCCTAAAAATCCTGGGTTTAAAAAGTCGAGAATTGACCATAATTCACTTAATCTATTTTCGACGGGAGTGCCTGTTAAAGCGATACGAAACTGTGTAGAAAGTTGACGCACTGCTTGGGATTGTTTGGCTTGAGGGTTTTTAATATTTTGTGCCTCATCTAAGACAACACCTTGCCATTCTACTTGTTCAAAACTTTTTATGTCTCGATGGATTAAAGAATAGCTTGTAATGATGACATTTTTTTCACTAACTGCTTTAATAAAGGCTTTTCCTTTACTTCGTTTATCTCCATGATGAATCAAAGTAGAGAGACTTGGGGCAAATTTCTTTACCTCTCTTTCCCAGTTATTTAAAACCGATGTGGGACATACCACTAATGTCGGTTGTTCTAACATATCTTCGCTTTTTAAGTGCAGTAAAAAGCCAATTAATTGCGGTGTTTTTCCGAGTCCCATATCATCCGCTAAACAAGCACCTAAACCCCACTTTTCGAGAAATGCTAACCAACCCACGCCTCGCTGTTGATAGGGACGTAATTGACCTTTAAATCCTGGTGGATTTTCGATCATTGGAATAGATTCATTATTATTTATGGCATTAATTAAATTGGCTAAGTCTCCTGTAGCTTCAAAGTTAGTAATGGGTAGTTTAGCAATGGTTGAACTGTCCCCTGTACTGAATCTTAAAGCATCTTCAACCGATAATTCTAGAGGATCATAAGACTTGTTTAAAACTTCCTGTGCTGCTTTCACATCAGCAGGTTGTAAGGCTATCCATTCTCCTTTAACTTCGACTAAAGGGGATTTTTGAGCTAATAGTTTCTCAAATTCTTTCTTCGATATAGTTTTATCACCAATCGCTAAGTTGAATTTATAGTTTAACAGGCTTTTTAAGCTCAGTCTTTGTCCTTTTTTAGCTTTTACTTCTGCGCTTAAACTGATTCCTAAGCGTTTTTCTTCTACTCCTTTTTCTAAACTGGCTGGTAAGACAACCCCTAATCCGTTATCTTTAAGAAGATTGGCAGTTCCTCGAATAAATTCATACACTTGTATGGGATCTAATTCACAAAAACTAGGATAACTTTCTTGTAAGCTATCTTCGATGAGATAAGATAAACGTGAGGCCAATCCCAATCCTTTTAATAGGGTTTCTTGTGGGTAATCAATGGTTCTCTTATTCCAGACTAATTGAGTAACGGGATTATCCCAAATGGCTTGAGCAGAAATTAAAATATTAGGATCATCTAATGCTTGCAAACAATAGTTTAAACGCCAGTTACTTTGTTCAGATTTTTTATTATTTATTGGTGGTGTTTCGAGTTGAAAACACACTCTAAATTGATTAATTCCTAGTTGCTGATTATCAGAACTAATAATATATTCGTCTAAAGAAGATGTCCAATTACTTAGGGCGTTATTTAATCCCTTAATTTCAAATTCCGATCCTTCAACTTGAGCAAAATCTTGTGTTAGGGATTGTAACCAGTTTTGAATAGAAGAATTAGAAGCAATAGAAACATCAACAAATTGCCGAACTTGTTGATCAATAATAGTAGAAAAAAAATCAAAAATAATATTTTGTTTAATCAAAGAATAAGAGATTTTATCATCCGTTAAATTATAATAAGCAAGACAACTATTAGGCATTGTTTGCATAAATTTTGAGAATTTTTGCTGATCTACTAAACTATCTAATAAAGGATACCAGCGTCCATAGGCTTCATTTTTTTCTTGTTCAATTCCTGGTAAATATTTTCCCCTAGTTAATAAGTCAAGACTCCAACGATAAATATGAGTCCAGAATTGCAAATCTTCTCCTATAGTGTTCTCATTCTTATTCGTAAATCCTAATGGCAATTGTCTTAAAAATTGTATTGTATTTTCAATGTTTAAGGCTACTCCTTCAATTTGAAAAGGAATCAACGCTATATCTTTTGAATCGAAAAAATCATCTTCTAATTGTGTTGATAATAAAGGAATTTTCTGTTTAGAGTTGGGAAGACATTGACTCGGTAAATAGAATATTTCTGACATCCCTTGAATATCTTTTTTTCCTTGAATTGTAATATTATTATTGTCTAGTTGTTCAAAAATTTTATCTTTATCAACAGCAAAAGGATGTAGTAAAATAGAATATTGTAATTCAAAATTATCAGATAAAGATCGCCAATTTTCTCCCCAAATAAAAAATTTTTTTTCTTGTTTATTATCAATCCAAGTTCCGTGTAAAACTGTCATATTTTTCCTTTTTTAGTCTAATTATCTAATAACCGTTGCCGATTTCAGGTTACCTATTTGTACCTATCGTATCAAATTAACTGATTAATCATTATTAACTATTAATAATTAAGCATTAATTATTAACTGTAGTCGAAATCACAATCATTCTCATAAAAAGCAGTTATCCTAAAAATCCACATGATCCACATATAGGGTAATCAATGGAAAATTCTCACAGACATGACACCATATCTGTGGTATAACCAAAAAGTGTCCTTATCAAGTTGGCATAAATTTCGACGAAAATTAAGTACAAAATTATTAGTTTTCTGATTAGACTTAGTAGTATAAATGATGCAACCCACTGTCATAACTTCCCCTCAGCAAACCCATCACAGCGACACTCATATCACTCCTAATTACCATTCACAGCTAGGAGAAAGTAAAATTAGAGTGAGACGACGGGATGGGTCATGGACAGCATTAAATATCGGGAAGATACGGGCTGTTGTCAATTGGGCTTGTGCCGAAAAAGACGTTAATAGTATCGCTTTAGAAGCAGGTTTAACCACTCGTCTCCGTGACGGCATTACCACTAGAGAGATCCAGGATAACCTAATTAACTGCGCCTTGGAAATGTGTAGTCCCACCGAACCTGACTGGCGTTATGTAGCTGGAAGACTACACATCTGGAGTCTTTGGAAAGATACCCTAGTTAACCGAGGTTATCAGTATGGGAACTATGAAACCACCGTTGAGACTAAAGTAGAAGCTGGTCAATACGATAATCGTCTCTTAACCTATTCTACGACAGAATTAAGAGAAGCTGGATCATGGATCAATCCAGACTGGGATACGGACTATGATTATGCCGGGGCTGTCTTACTCACCAGTCGTTACCTTTTACCCCAAGAACTACCCCAAGAAGCTTTGTTAAGTTGTGCCTTATTATTGGCAACGGTGGAAAGTCCTGAAAATAGATTACCCTGGGCCCGACAATTTTACGAAGCTATCGCCAGTCGTAAAGTGTCCCTAGCCACCCCAATATTAGCTAACTTACGGGTTCCGGGGGGGTCCTTGACCAGTTGTTTCATTTTGTCCATTGACGACAACCTAGAGAGCATTTTTGAAGAAATTACCAACACTGCGAGAATCTCTAAAAACGGCGGGGGTGTTGGGGTCAATGTCAGTCGTATTCGGGCCACTGGTAGCTGGGTAATGGGCAAAAATAACGCCTCTGGGGGCATTATTCCCTGGATTAAGTTATTAAATGATACAGCGATCGCCGTTAACCAAGGGGGACGACGGGCCGGGGCCGTTACCGTTGGGGTGGATATTTGGCATTTAGATGTTCCCGAATTTTTGGAAATACAAACAGAAAACGGGGATCAAAGACGAAAAGCTTATGATGTTTTTCCCCAGTTAATTTTGACCGATGAATTTATGCGTCGGGTGGAAAATAAGGAACAATGGACTTTAGTTGATCCCTATGAAATACGGGAAAAGTTAGGCATTGAATTAGCCGAATTATGGGGTGAAAAATTTGAAGCAGCTTATCGTTTAATTGAGGCAGAGTTAGATCGAGAAATCACCTTATATAAGCGTGTCAATGCCCGTGAATTGTTTAAAACCATTATGCGATCGCAGGTAGAAACGGGGATGCCTTATTTAGCGTTTAAAGATACCATTAATAAGGCAAATCCTAATAAGCACGTTGGCTACATTCCTGGGGTCAATTTATGCACCGAATCATTCTCTAATGTTACCCCTGGAAAAGAGGCGCATTGTTGCAATTTAGTTAGCTTAAATTTAGCCAATATTGAAGAATACGAACTCAATTATCTGTGTAAAATTGCCGTTCGTATTCTAGATAATACCATCGATATTACTAATCCTCCTTTTGAGGATGCTAAGGCACATAATGATAGATATAGGACTATTGGAGTGGGTTGTATGGGGTTAGCTGACTGGTTAGCTAAAAAGGAGTTAACCTACGAAAATTTAACCGAAATTAGTAATTTATTTGAAGAGGTGGGTTATTGGTGTACCCATACTTCTATGGAGTTGGCAAAAGAAAGAAGTCCTTACGATGCGTTTGAGGGGAGTGACTGGAATAAAGGGTTATTAATAGGGTCTAAACCGGTCAATTGGTTCGTGGAAAATGCTCATAAAAAAGAGCGTTGGATACAATTATCAGAAGATATTAAAACCTATGGTATTCGTAACTCCCATATTACTGCGATCGCCCCTAATACGTCCTCATCTTTAGTCCAGGGGTGTACCGCTAGTATTCTCCCGGTTTA from Crocosphaera subtropica ATCC 51142 includes these protein-coding regions:
- a CDS encoding DEAD/DEAH box helicase, with product MTVLHGTWIDNKQEKKFFIWGENWRSLSDNFELQYSILLHPFAVDKDKIFEQLDNNNITIQGKKDIQGMSEIFYLPSQCLPNSKQKIPLLSTQLEDDFFDSKDIALIPFQIEGVALNIENTIQFLRQLPLGFTNKNENTIGEDLQFWTHIYRWSLDLLTRGKYLPGIEQEKNEAYGRWYPLLDSLVDQQKFSKFMQTMPNSCLAYYNLTDDKISYSLIKQNIIFDFFSTIIDQQVRQFVDVSIASNSSIQNWLQSLTQDFAQVEGSEFEIKGLNNALSNWTSSLDEYIISSDNQQLGINQFRVCFQLETPPINNKKSEQSNWRLNYCLQALDDPNILISAQAIWDNPVTQLVWNKRTIDYPQETLLKGLGLASRLSYLIEDSLQESYPSFCELDPIQVYEFIRGTANLLKDNGLGVVLPASLEKGVEEKRLGISLSAEVKAKKGQRLSLKSLLNYKFNLAIGDKTISKKEFEKLLAQKSPLVEVKGEWIALQPADVKAAQEVLNKSYDPLELSVEDALRFSTGDSSTIAKLPITNFEATGDLANLINAINNNESIPMIENPPGFKGQLRPYQQRGVGWLAFLEKWGLGACLADDMGLGKTPQLIGFLLHLKSEDMLEQPTLVVCPTSVLNNWEREVKKFAPSLSTLIHHGDKRSKGKAFIKAVSEKNVIITSYSLIHRDIKSFEQVEWQGVVLDEAQNIKNPQAKQSQAVRQLSTQFRIALTGTPVENRLSELWSILDFLNPGFLGTPQFFRRRFATPIEKYGDKQSLQIMRSLVQPFILRRLKTDKTIIQDLPEKQEMTVFCGLSSEQAQLYQELVDNSLMEIEEKTGIQRKGLILSLLLKLKQICNHPDHFLKKKNLKKAEQSGKLLRLEEMLEELIQEGDHALIFTQFSEWGKLLKPYLEKKFAQEVLFLYGATRRIQRQEMIDRFQHDPNGPRIFILSLKAGGTGLNLTRANHVFHIDRWWNPAVENQATDRAFRLGQKRNVQVHKFVCTGTLEERINEMLESKQKLAEQTVDSGEQWLTELDTDQLRNLLLLDREAIIDEP
- a CDS encoding ribonucleoside-diphosphate reductase subunit alpha, whose amino-acid sequence is MQPTVITSPQQTHHSDTHITPNYHSQLGESKIRVRRRDGSWTALNIGKIRAVVNWACAEKDVNSIALEAGLTTRLRDGITTREIQDNLINCALEMCSPTEPDWRYVAGRLHIWSLWKDTLVNRGYQYGNYETTVETKVEAGQYDNRLLTYSTTELREAGSWINPDWDTDYDYAGAVLLTSRYLLPQELPQEALLSCALLLATVESPENRLPWARQFYEAIASRKVSLATPILANLRVPGGSLTSCFILSIDDNLESIFEEITNTARISKNGGGVGVNVSRIRATGSWVMGKNNASGGIIPWIKLLNDTAIAVNQGGRRAGAVTVGVDIWHLDVPEFLEIQTENGDQRRKAYDVFPQLILTDEFMRRVENKEQWTLVDPYEIREKLGIELAELWGEKFEAAYRLIEAELDREITLYKRVNARELFKTIMRSQVETGMPYLAFKDTINKANPNKHVGYIPGVNLCTESFSNVTPGKEAHCCNLVSLNLANIEEYELNYLCKIAVRILDNTIDITNPPFEDAKAHNDRYRTIGVGCMGLADWLAKKELTYENLTEISNLFEEVGYWCTHTSMELAKERSPYDAFEGSDWNKGLLIGSKPVNWFVENAHKKERWIQLSEDIKTYGIRNSHITAIAPNTSSSLVQGCTASILPVYSRFFYDKWAKGTVPIAPPFIKDSFWFYHENKTLDQQKVVKAVSTIQQWIDTGISMELLFNLNQGIYFPNEPERCLTAKDIFETLLLAWKEGCKAIYYVRTVQKDDFKESDNNCTACAN